In Phaeodactylum tricornutum CCAP 1055/1 chromosome 10, whole genome shotgun sequence, a single genomic region encodes these proteins:
- a CDS encoding predicted protein: MAKEESPTWLVYPDRQAIPLTEALQTLSQNSESPKVTLVFLDATWKYAKEMHKANEEKMQYPSHMLRVKLSPDDFAVFNPRRFDIRTPPSEDCLSTAECLAFIISKLEKEPFIYDTIMKPLDLMVQQWHAFAKQTRARKRRKKEHHGELFSANA, translated from the coding sequence ATGGCGAAAGAGGAAAGCCCTACTTGGCTCGTCTATCCAGATAGGCAGGCGATCCCGCTAACCGAGGCTTTGCAAACTTTGAGCCAAAATAGTGAATCACCGAAGGTTACCCTAGTATTTTTGGACGCTACATGGAAATACGCGAAAGAAATGCACAAAGcaaatgaagaaaagatgcAGTACCCATCTCATATGTTGCGCGTCAAGCTTTCCCCGGATGATTTTGCAGTATTCAATCCTAGACGCTTCGACATTAGGACACCACCGTCGGAAGATTGCCTGTCCACGGCCGAGTGTCTTGCTTTCATTATTTCTAAACTCGAAAAGGAGCCTTTTATTTACGACACAATCATGAAGCCGCTTGATCTCATGGTACAGCAGTGGCATGCTTTTGCGAAACAAACTAGagcaagaaagcgaagaaagaaagaacatcACGGAGAGCTATTTTCTGCAAATGCTTGA
- a CDS encoding predicted protein translates to MAWHFRLLDTAQQGLAVPFSSYSFDPEELGELWKPMKVPSNWMMQGYDKPIYTNMKYPWPCQPPLVPHENPTGVYRLFFDLPDAIHGGNDDEDDTHWKNVLLNDYSLLLHGVESCCQVVLNGAIVGFSKDSRLP, encoded by the exons ATGGCGTGGCACTTCCGGTTGCTCGATACGGCTCAACAGGGCCTGGCCGTACCGTTTTCTTCCTACTCGTTCGATCCGGAAGAGCTCGGCGAACTATGGAAACCCATGAAGGTGCCTTCCAATTGGATGATGCAGGGGTACGACAAACCCATTTACACCAATATG AAGTATCCCTGGCCCTGTCAACCACCCTTGGTACCGCACGAGAACCCGACGGGCGTCTATCGTCTTTTCTTTGATTTACCCGATGCCATTCATGGtggtaacgacgacgaggacgacaccCATTGGAAAAATGTACTCCTCAACGACTATTCGCTGCTCCTTCACGGCGTCGAATCTTGCTGCCAAGTGGTATTGAACGGAGCCATTGTCGGCTTTTCCAAAGATTCTCGATTGCCTT
- a CDS encoding predicted protein, with the protein GSYVEDQDHWWMAGIHRSVEIIRRKPKADIIDYQIQADASGHLDVHVECRPKSGQEVSRSIVLRLYDDEQTSDDGNIRYGSCLLETKPLSVDMYGSFNFATTLQNAKLWSAEIPNLYTLTITLSVEGQVGQVESARIGFRTVDISNGQVHVNGKAITICGMNRHEHDPDHGKVVSLDRMKQDIVTLKQNNFNAVRTSHYPTHSSFYRLCDYYGLYVCDESNLETHGMKPMGRLAHDWGWNSAFISRITRLIHRDRNHACIIFWSLGNEAGRGRNLSMARDLVRQLDSSRPICYESGGALAEGTGRTELTDVICTMYPVVPRTLELATRADEDRPVILCEYSHAMGNSNG; encoded by the exons GGGTCCTACGTGGAAGATCAAGATCATTGGTGGATGGCGGGCATCCACCGCAGTGTCGAAATTATTCGACGCAAACCTAAGGCTGACATCATAGATTACCAGATCCAAGCCGACGCATCAGGCCATTTGGACGTGCACGTGGAGTGCCGACCCAAAAGTGGTCAGGAGGTTTCCCGAAGTATCGTGCTGCGATTATACGACGACGAGCAAACTTCAGACGATGGGAATATACGGTACGGCTCGTGCTTGCTGGAGACGAAACCGCTATCGGTCGATATGTACGGTTCATTTAACTTTGCGACAACCTTACAAAATGCCAAACTGTGGTCGGCCGAGATTCCGAATCTGTACACCTTGACCATTACGCTGTCGGTGGAAGGTCAGGTGGGACAGGTGGAGAGCGCTCGCATCGGCTTTCGAACAGTCGATATTTCCAATGGTCAAGTACACGTCAACGGCAAGGCAATAACAATTTGTGGTATGAATCGTCACGAGCATGATCCAGATCACGGCAAGGTTGTAAGCTTGGATCGCATGAAGCAAGATATCGTCACACTCAA ACAAAACAATTTTAATGCTGTGCGAACAAGCCACTATCCCACACATTCTTCGTTTTATCGACTGTGCGATTACTACGGATTGTACGTGTGCGACGAGTCCAATTTGGAGACGCACGGTATGAAACCGATGGGGCGATTGGCTCACGATTGGGGCTGGAATAGCGCGTTCATCTCTCGCATTACGCGGTTAATTCATCGAGATCGCAACCATGCCTGTATCATCTTTTGGTCACTTGGCAATGAAG CGGGCCGTGGGCGAAACCTTTCGATGGCAAGGGATCTCGTCCGGCAGCTCGACTCGTCTAGGCCTATTTGCTACGAAAGTGGCGGTGCTTTAGCCGAAGGAACAGGTCGTACAGAGCTGACCGATGTAATTTGTACCATGTATCCCGTGGTCCCAAGGACTTTGGAATTGGCCACAAGAGCGGACGAAGATCGCCCAG TGATTCTATGCGAATATTCTCACGCCATGGGAAATTCAAACGGG
- a CDS encoding predicted protein: MQVFHLTLNLISAFLYCMNYYIVEPSSTMYVNRLGAHDAMSGTLIGMMPLAAFASSLPYSIWTNRSFRQPFIASGVLLICGNLLYSMADRFQRIDIALAGRFIAGLGAPKCIIRRYMADTTPLALRTSVNAGFGMVVAAGSAMGPAMAVMLNRIEYTVAFPYIGVISLNGLTLPGYFMASLWLTFTVIVLLTFEEPDREGLEEQKLLESQGDILVSPTNRSTTDNSTSYRNQYNGSIIGHYGKYSEMHDSDDRSFEIKSQQLSQDIPLGYELPEDSTFWHRIHYFFALITWPVRLCLGLLFCKVFTIETLVSATSALSKNRYGWQVNQVGTLGFIIGCLVIPFSILVGRLSMSHQDHVLMLWLVGTGCLGMFLLIDLSDLVETQDRHYNEGHPLAVGPNRYICGYFLSYLSIQSFEGVIGSTLSKVIPTALASGTINSGLLATMVDTFGRACGDLFISAVGFVNLRQLMNLLFIPGFAIMLICFVVIERFRDLLSV, from the coding sequence ATGCAAGTCTTTCATTTGACTCTGAATTTGATCAGCGCGTTCCTCTATTGCATGAATTACTACATTGTTGAGCCATCTTCAACAATGTACGTCAATCGACTCGGTGCGCACGACGCCATGTCAGGGACACTTATTGGTATGATGCCCCTGGCTGCCTTTGCTTCGAGTTTACCCTATAGTATTTGGACCAATCGATCTTTTCGACAACCCTTCATCGCGAGTGGCGTCCTACTAATTTGCGGCAACCTGCTGTACAGCATGGCCGACCGGTTTCAACGTATCGATATTGCGCTGGCTGGACGATTTATTGCCGGTCTTGGTGCTCCAAAGTGCATCATTCGCAGGTATATGGCTGATACGACTCCACTCGCTCTGCGCACATCTGTCAATGCAGGATTTGGTATGGTGGTTGCCGCGGGGTCCGCCATGGGACCGGCAATGGCCGTTATGTTGAATCGCATCGAATATACGGTGGCCTTTCCCTATATTGGCGTCATTTCCTTGAACGGCTTAACTCTGCCTGGATACTTTATGGCATCACTCTGGCTGACCTTTACAGTCATTGTACTGTTGACTTTCGAGGAACCCGATCGAGAAGGATTGGAGGAACAAAAGTTGCTGGAGAGTCAAGGGGATATTCTCGTTAGTCCGACAAATCGCTCGACCACCGATAATTCCACTTCGTATCGAAACCAGTACAACGGTAGTATCATAGGTCACTATGGCAAGTATTCTGAAATGCACGACAGCGACGATCGATCGTTCGAGATTAAATCCCAGCAGCTGTCACAAGATATTCCGCTTGGGTACGAGTTACCCGAAGACTCGACTTTTTGGCACAGAATCCATTACTTTTTTGCTCTCATCACATGGCCGGTTCGCCTATGTCTGGGTCTGCTCTTTTGCAAAGTTTTTACAATTGAAACCCTTGTTAGTGCAACATCGGCGTTGTCCAAGAATCGGTACGGGTGGCAAGTAAACCAGGTTGGAACACTAGGGTTCATCATTGGTTGTTTGGTCATTCCATTTTCCATCTTGGTGGGAAGATTGTCTATGTCGCATCAGGATCACGTTTTGATGCTTTGGTTGGTTGGCACGGGGTGTTTGGGCATGTTTCTCTTAATCGATCTTTCCGATTTGGTCGAAACGCAAGATCGGCACTACAACGAAGGCCATCCATTGGCTGTTGGTCCCAACCGATACATTTGTGGCTACTTTTTGTCATATCTGTCAATACAATCCTTCGAAGGAGTGATCGGCTCGACGTTAAGCAAAGTGATTCCGACTGCACTGGCCTCCGGAACAATAAACTCGGGACTATTGGCCACCATGGTTGATACATTTGGTCGTGCCTGCGGAGATCTCTTTATCTCTGCTGTTGGCTTTGTTAACCTACGCCAGCTCATGAATTTATTGTTCATACCTGGTTTTGCGATTATGCTGAtctgtttcgtcgtcatcgaacGATTCCGAGACTTACTGTCAGTGTAA
- a CDS encoding predicted protein produces MKIFLLEYFANSNEARPVTLHITITVCSGGSSIGRICCSEFDIEWALLHMDWYLQLESAVSDPESPSTPKPLTNSATEQFADSSVIGMVDCCETNYCERAVLVIMAFKAAESLGKKVATALAAL; encoded by the coding sequence ATGAAGATCTTTCTACTGGAATACTTTGCTAACAGCAATGAAGCGCGTCCCGTCACGTTGCACATCACTATAACAGTGTGTTCCGGAGGAAGTTCCATTGGTCGAATTTGCTGTTCCGAATTTGATATAGAGTGGGCCCTGTTGCACATGGACTGGTACCTACAGCTCGAGTCCGCCGTCAGCGACCCGGAATCACCAAGCACTCCCAAGCCCCTGACCAATTCAGCCACAGAACAATTTGCGGATTCGAGCGTGATAGGCATGGTAGACTGCTGCGAGACGAACTACTGCGAACGCGCAGTGCTTGTGATCATGGCGTTCAAGGCGGCGGAAAGCCTTGGCAAGAAAGTGGCAACCGCGCTGGCTGCCTTGTGA
- a CDS encoding predicted protein: LQAASERAQGVVYEKPMPSSWRVPRYILEQGEEAWQAIRDEWHMEVQGNDIPPPLKRFVDMKFPQPILASLKQKGIARPTPIQMQGLPVALAGRDMVGIAFTGSGKTLTFGLPLVMAALEEELRMPIAPGEGPVGIILAPSRELARQTYELVSELATALTTPPAGDSREKNRYPQLRTQLLIGGESVRDQVQTVQQQGIHCVVATPGRLRDLLKRKALNLMICRYICLDEADRMLDLGFDEEVGTIMNHFPHQRQTLLFSATFPKKFQDFARQTLVQPIVVNVGRAGAANLDVIQEVEYVKQEAKIVYLLHCLQKTAPPVIIFCERKGDVDDIHEYLLLKGVQAVSIHGGKDQEERNEAITLFKSGQKDVLIATDVAAKGLDFAAIQHVINFDMPTEIENYVHRIGRTGRCGKTGVATTFINKSCEETTLLDLKGLLREARQRIPPVLLMLDDPREQNGGAGCSFCGGLGHTIVDCPKIDKDARRVAGGHKDALAGGGDW, translated from the coding sequence TTGCAAGCCGCGTCGGAACGTGCACAAGGGGTCGTTTACGAAAAGCCAATGCCCTCGTCTTGGAGAGTGCCACGGTATATTCTTGAACAAGGAGAAGAGGCTTGGCAAGCTATTCGAGATGAATGGCACATGGAAGTGCAAGGCAACGATATTCCACCCCCGCTGAAGCGCTTCGTTGACATGAAATTTCCCCAACCAATTTTGGCGTCTTTGAAACAGAAAGGAATTGCACGTCCCACTCCGATCCAAATGCAGGGTCTACCTGTCGCACTGGCGGGTCGGGATATGGTCGGCATTGCCTTCACCGGCTCTGGTAAGACTTTAACTTTCGGTTTGCCTCTCGTAATGGCGGCCCTGGAAGAGGAGTTACGTATGCCGATTGCTCCGGGAGAAGGCCCGGTCGGTATTATACTCGCGCCCTCCCGTGAGTTGGCTCGACAAACGTACGAACTCGTCTCGGAATTGGCCACGGCCTTGACTACCCCACCCGCGGGCGACAGTCGAGAAAAGAATCGGTATCCACAGCTACGCACACAATTATTAATTGGTGGCGAATCTGTACGTGATCAAGTGCAAACGGTTCAACAACAAGGAATTCATTGTGTGGTAGCCACACCGGGACGACTACGTGATTTGCTCAAACGCAAGGCTCTCAATCTTATGATATGTCGGTATATATGTCTTGACGAAGCCGATCGGATGCTCGATTTAGGctttgacgaagaagtcGGAACGATAATGAATCATTTTCCGCACCAACGGCAGACCTTGTTGTTTTCCGCgacctttccaaaaaagtTTCAAGACTTTGCCCGTCAAACTCTAGTTCAACCGATTGTGGTAAATGTTGGACGAGCAGGAGCGGCCAATCTCGACGTGATTCAAGAAGTCGAGTACGTcaagcaagaagcaaaaattGTATATTTGTTGCACTGCTTGCAAAAGACGGCACCGCCGGTGATTATATTTTGCGAACGCAAGGGTGATGTAGACGATATCCACGAATACTTGCTGCTCAAAGGCGTACAGGCTGTAAGTATTCACGGTGGCAAGGACCAAGAAGAGCGCAACGAAGCCATTACGTTGTTTAAGAGTGGCCAGAAGGATGTCTTGATCGCAACGGACGTGGCTGCCAAAGGTCTGGACTTCGCCGCCATTCAGCACGTAATTAATTTCGACATGCCGACCGAGATTGAAAACTACGTTCATCGGATTGGTCGAACTGGGCGATGTGGCAAAACTGGTGTGGCCACCACTTTCATCAATAAGAGTTGTGAAGAGACAACCCTTTTGGATCTCAAGGGTCTACTAAGGGAAGCCCGCCAACGTATTCCTCCGGTTCTCCTGATGTTGGACGATCCTCGTGAGCAAAACGGTGGCGCCGGCTGTTCCTTTTGCGGCGGTCTCGGACATACTATTGTGGATTGTCCCAAGATTGACAAAGACGCTCGTCGGGTGGCGGGCGGTCATAAAGATGCGCTGGCTGGGGGTGGAGATTGGTAA
- the FABG gene encoding 3-oxoacyl-[acyl-carrier protein (Component of fatty acid synthase. Reduces 3-ketoacyl-[acyl carrier protein] intermediates to 3R-hydroxyacyl-[acyl carrier protein] during saturated fatty acid biosynthesis. Probably plastid targeted, but targetP only detects secretory half of putative bipartite signal.), translating to MVADDAKVVLVTGSSRGLGKAIALDLGKAGQKVIINYVSDGSKEGADAAVEEIKSLGGDAIAIQADSSKPDSIKSMFEEAVEKFGTVDVLINNAGITRDTLVMRMKPQQWQDVIDINLSGVFYCSQAFFKVASKKRTGRIINISSVVGQIGNPGQANYAAAKGGVIGMTYSNAKEFAARGITVNAICPGYIESDMTAVLDEAYLEKVAEIIPLKRLGKPEEVAGMARFLALDPAADYITGHTFNVDGGIAIGC from the exons ATGGttgccgacgacgccaaGGTAGTTCTTGTCACTGGATCTTCCCGTGGTCTGGGCAAGGCTATTGCCTTGGATCTTGGAAAGGCTGGTCAAAAGGTGATCATCAACTACGTTTCGGACGGATCGAAGGAAGGAGCCGACGCCGCCGTCGAAGAGATCAAGTCACTTGGTGGAGACGCGATTGCTATCCAGGCTGATT CTTCCAAGCCCGATTCCATCAAGAGCATGTTTGAAGAAGCCGTTGAGAAGTTTGGTACCGTCGATGTGCTCATCAATAACGCAGGCATTACGCGCGATACCCTGGTCATGCGCATGAAACCCCAGCAGTGGCAGGATGTGATCGACATTAATCTTTCCGGAGTTTTCTACTGCTCGCAGGCCTTTTTCAAggtcgcttccaaaaagcgcaCGGGCCGCATTATCAATATTAGTTCGGTCGTAGGCCAGATTGGCAATCCTGGACAAGCTAACTACGCTGCCGCTAAGGGTGGTGTCATTGGTATGACTTACTCCAACGCTAAGGAGTTTGCCGCGCGTGGGATTACCGTCAACGCTATTTGTCCAGGATACATTGAATCGGACATGACAGCCGTCCTGGACGAAGCTTACCTGGAAAAGGTTGCCGAAATTATTCCGTTGAAGCGACTCGGGAAACCGGAAGAAGTTGCTGGCATGGCGCGCTTCTTGGCGTTGGATCCTGCTGCCGACTATATCACTGGACATACCTTCAATGTGGATGGTGGCATTGCGATCGGATGCTAA
- a CDS encoding predicted protein, producing MEWPLQNATTGKPVTTPTNQDILLAAAEAASREAPEMVASFVAGMKACQNWRSEYVALMEAFVRIQANVTPTTAVAMCRAGLVEATNAFRFHRDDAQSAPFAEAFTQEWEALETETFRGSQNSTEKVQFALASPHGTDANPIFVSGAEAVAQLKVWSDYGCMEPSAAEHATRVCTMKDISSLVRGKTFVLLGVTSEMGPASTLLKIPGAHVIGVSRSGPKLQTLVDFLHQSGFSDTILQVPKGGADLLKQAPQISRWIVESAPKDRPIIIMPLAYMDGEANVRVTIAMDGIVNYIRERRSDVSLTYLTSPTTVYAIPREAANDSKRRHDEGNIYMRAINLMSLGRLAKPSNVWLGETGSLLIYNGLLHLQGPNYALAKIMQQWRCMVAYEEGIIVAAPHAPGTRTYSVVHSLQAAAALEGFQYMEPMIAFDVLPCSTLMTAIILDQVNECSPAKLKHPMELFMDGSVHGGLWRCPFSSDSIGPLAYVLGQMIARKGWCPSGALASQPLASQEST from the coding sequence ATGGAATGGCCGTTACAGAATGCGACGACAGGAAAACCTGTCACCACCCCGACGAATCAAGATATTCTGTTGGCTGCCGCCGAGGCGGCTTCGCGAGAAGCGCCGGAAATGGTGGCGTCTTTTGTTGCAGGGATGAAAGCGTGCCAAAATTGGCGATCGGAATATGTCGCCTTAATGGAAGCGTTCGTCCGAATTCAGGCCAACGTgacgccgacgacggcaGTCGCAATGTGTCGTGCGGGACTGGTGGAAGCGACGAACGCCTTTCGTTTTCACCGTGACGATGCACAGTCTGCTCCATTTGCCGAAGCCTTTACTCAAGAATGGGAGGCTCTGGAGACGGAAACATTCAGAGGCTCACAGAACTCGACGGAAAAAGTGCAATTTGCGTTAGCGTCGCCGCATGGGACCGACGCCAACCCCATCTTTGTCAGTGGAGCCGAGGCGGTAGCCCAGCTCAAAGTCTGGAGTGACTACGGATGCATGGAACCTTCCGCCGCAGAACACGCCACACGGGTTTGCACCATGAAAGACATTTCTTCGCTGGTCCGGGGTAAAACCTTCGTTCTTTTGGGCGTAACGTCAGAAATGGGGCCAGCATCCACGCTGCTCAAGATTCCTGGGGCGCACGTCATCGGAGTGTCCCGATCGGGTCCAAAGTTACAAACGCTAGTTGACTTTTTGCATCAGAGCGGTTTTTCCGATACAATCTTGCAAGTTCCCAAAGGAGGGGCTGATTTACTGAAACAAGCGCCGCAAATTTCTCGATGGATTGTTGAGTCAGCTCCCAAAGATCGTCCTATTATTATCATGCCATTGGCTTACATGGACGGGGAGGCAAATGTCCGTGTCACCATCGCCATGGACGGAATCGTAAACTACATACGTGAACGACGAAGCGACGTATCTCTAACATACTTGACATCGCCGACCACGGTATACGCCATCCCTCGCGAAGCAGCGAATGACTCGAAACGGCGACATGACGAAGGAAACATTTACATGAGAGCTATCAATCTCATGTCACTGGGCCGGCTAGCGAAACCTTCGAATGTTTGGTTAGGTGAAACAGGCTCCTTGCTTATCTACAACGGCTTGCTTCATTTGCAAGGTCCGAACTATGCACTGGCCAAGATCATGCAGCAATGGCGCTGCATGGTAGCGTACGAAGAGGGCATTATTGTGGCCGCCCCACACGCGCCAGGAACTAGAACTTACTCCGTCGTACATTCTTTGCAAGCGGCGGCAGCACTTGAAGGATTTCAGTATATGGAGCCAATGATTGCATTCGACGTCCTCCCTTGCTCGACACTAATGACCGCCATTATCCTCGATCAGGTGAACGAATGCAGCCCCGCCAAACTGAAGCATCCAATGGAACTGTTTATGGATGGCTCCGTACACGGGGGGTTATGGCGTTGTCCTTTCAGCTCCGATTCGATCGGTCCGTTGGCCTACGTCCTTGGCCAGATGATTGCAAGGAAAGGCTGGTGCCCATCTGGCGCCTTGGCGTCGCAACCTTTGGCTTCTCAGGAGTCCACTTGA
- a CDS encoding predicted protein, whose amino-acid sequence MITCFGKTVAPMGFFGAAKKQTDEHMTSYGSHISVIFQVWGSKWPTVFPYCLFNVCVMVILSFVDSHFDGKYSVDVSTQGHGFLTLVVAFLLVSRVNTGLTRYESARDSIGVMYRECRELVQNVCVFTELVQRGAHHDRSQWEDGMRVPIRMAYLLRKTICSQAGRLAEPMAISHENKLLTFAHCFEVFLITYGFMGLEVVAMDLDNPFGDDPNDFDNSALACTAYEDTYLTILDIDGDEWMNKLRFRVHGQEGDCPFPDEKTSLLSSTV is encoded by the exons ATGATTACGTGTTTCGGCAAAACAGTCGCACCCATGGGTTTCTTTGGTGCGGCCAAGAAGCAGACAGACGAGCACATGACATCGTA TGGATCGCACATTTCTGTGATTTTCCAAGTATGGGGATCTAAATGGCCTACAGTTTTCCCTTACTGTTTGTTCAATGTTTGCGTGATGGTTATTTTGAGCTTTGTGGATAGTCATTTCGACGGAAAGTACTCTGTGGATGTCTCCACTCAAGGCCACGGCTTTCTCACGTTAGTGGTAGCGTTCTTGCTTGTTTCGCGGGTGAACACTGGCTTAACTCGGTACGAAAGCGCGCGCGATTCTATTGGTGTCATGTATCGCGAGTGCCGTGAACTGGTGCAGAATGTTTGTGTGTTTACAG AACTTGTTCAGCGTGGCGCTCACCATGACCGCTCCCAATGGGAAGACGGTATGCGTGTTCCTATCCGAATGGCGTACCTTCTTCGCAAAACAATATGCAGTCAGGCCGGTCGCCTCGCAGAGCCAATGGCAATTTCTCACGAGAACAAGCTACT CACTTTTGCGCATTGCTTTGAAGTCTTTTTGATCACCTACGGATTTATGGGTCTCGAAGTTGTTGCCATGGACCTGGATAATCCGTTTGGTGACGATCCGAACGATTTCGATAATAGCGCGCTTGCTTGTACTGCTTATGAAGACACATACTTGACAATTTTGGATATTGATGGAGACGAATGGATGAATAAACTGCGTTTCCGCGTCCACGGGCAAGAAGGAGATTGCCCCTTTCCAGACGAGAAAACTTCGTTATTGAGTAGCACTGTTTAA